One window of the Dongia rigui genome contains the following:
- the pabB gene encoding aminodeoxychorismate synthase component I, whose protein sequence is MIDGLQIHALTGPALDPLRWAAALRPAGGLVFFDSALAHETLGRYSFIMADPFHRLTADGARVTLDRAPVSGDPFTVLADLMGRYPQSRVPDLPPFQGGVAGSFGYGLRHHVERVPRHHRDDQDIPDLLLGAYDLVVAIDHVAGTGWLISSGLPASGDGRRQRAEARIAWALDLFARAGEAPQSSQWAIAARPELTGTDYKAMVAKTIDYIEAGDIYQANITQRFRARLHAGIDRLDLYRALRRRNPATFAAFVEFDDVAILSSSPERFLSLRAGQVETRPIKGTRARGRNAREDAALAAELLASEKDRAENLMIVDLLRNDISRVCRMGSVKVPVLWGLESYATVHHLVSVVTGEMLPDKSAVDLLRATFPGGSVTGAPKIRAMEIIAELEPTARGPYCGAIGYLGFDGSLDSNIVIRTYCIKGDDLSFQVGGGIVADSDPALEFEESLTKAKALIETLASGGGQVRSDVGGSAA, encoded by the coding sequence ATGATTGACGGCTTGCAAATCCATGCTCTTACCGGCCCTGCGCTTGATCCGCTGCGCTGGGCGGCGGCCCTGCGTCCGGCTGGTGGGCTGGTGTTTTTCGATAGCGCCTTGGCCCATGAGACGCTCGGCCGCTATTCCTTCATCATGGCCGATCCGTTCCACCGGCTGACGGCGGATGGCGCGCGTGTGACGCTCGACAGGGCCCCCGTATCCGGTGATCCATTTACAGTGCTTGCCGATCTGATGGGGCGGTATCCGCAGTCGCGGGTGCCAGACCTGCCACCCTTCCAAGGCGGCGTCGCCGGCAGCTTCGGCTATGGCCTGCGCCATCATGTCGAGCGCGTGCCGCGGCATCACCGCGATGACCAAGACATTCCAGACCTGCTGCTCGGCGCCTATGACCTCGTGGTAGCGATCGATCATGTCGCCGGGACGGGCTGGCTGATATCGAGCGGCCTGCCTGCCAGTGGCGACGGGCGCCGACAACGCGCCGAGGCGCGTATCGCCTGGGCGCTGGACCTGTTTGCGCGTGCCGGCGAGGCGCCGCAAAGTTCGCAATGGGCGATTGCGGCGCGGCCCGAACTCACCGGCACCGATTACAAGGCAATGGTCGCGAAGACCATCGATTACATCGAAGCCGGTGACATCTATCAGGCCAATATCACCCAGCGATTTCGCGCGCGCCTCCATGCCGGCATCGACCGGCTCGATCTCTACCGGGCGCTGCGGCGTCGCAATCCGGCAACCTTTGCTGCCTTCGTTGAATTCGACGATGTGGCAATCCTGTCATCCTCGCCTGAACGCTTCCTCTCGCTGCGCGCTGGCCAGGTCGAGACGCGGCCCATCAAAGGCACGCGGGCCCGGGGACGCAATGCGCGGGAAGACGCAGCGCTCGCTGCCGAATTGCTGGCGAGCGAAAAGGACCGCGCCGAGAATCTGATGATCGTCGATCTCTTGCGCAACGATATCAGCCGCGTCTGTCGCATGGGCTCGGTCAAGGTGCCGGTGCTGTGGGGCCTCGAGAGTTATGCGACCGTCCATCACCTGGTTTCGGTCGTTACGGGGGAAATGCTGCCGGACAAGTCGGCGGTCGATCTGCTGCGCGCAACCTTCCCCGGCGGGTCGGTCACCGGTGCGCCGAAGATCCGTGCCATGGAAATCATCGCCGAATTGGAGCCGACCGCGCGCGGGCCCTATTGCGGTGCCATCGGCTATCTCGGTTTCGATGGCAGTCTCGATTCCAACATCGTCATCCGCACCTATTGCATCAAAGGCGACGATCTCTCCTTCCAAGTGGGCGGCGGCATTGTCGCCGACAGCGATCCGGCGCTGGAGTTCGAAGAAAGCCTGACCAAGGCCAAGGCGCTGATCGAGACGCTCGCCTCGGGCGGGGGCCAGGTGCGCAGCGATGTCGGCGGGTCGGCGGCATGA
- a CDS encoding alpha/beta fold hydrolase, whose product MRVSKALNVREVGDGPDVLVLAHGFGWNQDVWRRYIDVFRSQFKVVTYDLACAPSADRAFFDMLRHREIDGYIEDLEQILLEIDCHRCHFVGHSVSGMIGLLASLRHPERFAKVITIGASACYLKDQDYHGGFDQEGILNMFDAITTDYRAWAESYAPGAVDQPREHEVTSDFLASLIAMRPDVTLATAQMILGADYRNAMVRVSVPTVILQTKLDPAVPLAAAMFLRDHIRGAQLQILDAVGHMPHLTSFELVRDALCQHLHPEAAGAGATG is encoded by the coding sequence ATGCGCGTCTCGAAGGCACTCAATGTTCGCGAGGTTGGCGACGGACCGGATGTGCTGGTCCTGGCGCATGGGTTCGGCTGGAACCAGGATGTCTGGCGGCGTTACATCGATGTCTTTCGTTCCCAGTTCAAAGTCGTTACCTACGACCTCGCCTGCGCGCCCAGTGCTGATCGCGCCTTCTTCGATATGTTGCGGCATCGCGAGATCGACGGCTATATCGAGGACCTTGAGCAAATTCTCCTCGAGATCGACTGCCACCGCTGCCATTTCGTCGGTCATTCGGTCAGCGGCATGATCGGGTTGCTGGCGTCGCTGCGCCATCCCGAGCGTTTCGCCAAGGTGATCACCATCGGCGCGTCGGCGTGCTACCTGAAGGACCAGGATTACCATGGAGGCTTCGATCAGGAAGGCATCCTCAACATGTTCGACGCGATTACGACAGACTATCGCGCCTGGGCCGAAAGCTATGCACCCGGTGCCGTCGACCAACCACGCGAACATGAGGTGACCAGTGATTTTCTGGCAAGTCTCATCGCCATGCGGCCCGACGTCACCCTGGCGACGGCGCAAATGATTCTGGGTGCGGATTATCGCAACGCCATGGTCCGCGTCTCGGTTCCGACGGTGATCCTGCAGACCAAGCTGGACCCTGCCGTGCCATTGGCGGCGGCGATGTTCCTGCGTGACCACATCCGCGGCGCCCAGCTGCAGATCCTGGATGCCGTCGGCCACATGCCGCATTTGACCTCGTTCGAACTGGTACGCGATGCGCTTTGCCAGCACCTCCATCCGGAGGCGGCCGGGGCCGGCGCCACTGGCTGA
- a CDS encoding aminotransferase class IV, whose protein sequence is MIWLNGQLLAPEVARIDPRDRGFTLGDGLFETLAARDGHPIDLASHLERLARGSTVLELPLPVEATEVATAIGQVLEANGLTSGPAALRLTLSRGVGSRGLLLPLDPKPNLVITASAFPKVPAHLDAVTVPIRRNEGSPLSRIKSLNYLDNVLAQQQAQAAGAQEALMLNNRGHIAGFARGNIFALIDATWVTPPLADGVLDGITRAKILQNAQKSGAKVEERSLERAETDRIGALFITNSLLGAVPIGRLDGQEMRLDSVLIEQIAALMID, encoded by the coding sequence ATGATCTGGCTGAATGGCCAATTGCTGGCGCCCGAGGTGGCGCGGATCGACCCCCGCGATCGCGGCTTTACCTTAGGGGACGGGCTGTTCGAGACCTTGGCGGCGCGTGACGGTCATCCGATTGATCTGGCGTCACATTTGGAACGGCTAGCGCGTGGATCGACGGTCCTGGAACTGCCGCTGCCGGTCGAGGCGACGGAGGTTGCGACCGCAATCGGCCAGGTGCTCGAGGCCAATGGGCTGACCTCTGGCCCGGCAGCCTTGCGGCTGACTTTGTCGCGCGGCGTCGGCTCGCGCGGGCTGCTGCTGCCGCTCGATCCAAAGCCCAATCTGGTGATCACGGCCAGTGCTTTCCCAAAGGTGCCAGCGCATCTCGACGCTGTGACGGTGCCGATCAGGCGCAATGAGGGATCGCCCTTGAGTCGGATCAAATCTTTGAACTATCTGGATAATGTCCTGGCGCAGCAACAGGCGCAGGCCGCCGGTGCCCAGGAAGCCCTGATGCTCAACAATCGGGGCCACATCGCGGGCTTTGCCCGGGGCAATATCTTTGCGCTGATCGATGCGACATGGGTGACGCCACCGCTGGCCGATGGGGTGCTGGACGGCATTACCCGGGCAAAGATCCTGCAGAACGCCCAGAAAAGCGGCGCCAAGGTCGAAGAACGGAGCCTGGAGCGCGCCGAAACCGACCGTATCGGGGCACTTTTCATCACCAATTCCTTGTTGGGTGCCGTTCCGATCGGGCGTCTGGACGGCCAGGAGATGCGCCTCGACAGCGTTCTGATCGAGCAGATCGCCGCCCTAATGATCGATTAG
- a CDS encoding GNAT family N-acetyltransferase produces MTHGAILRPARCDECAALDDICFRSKAHWGYDAGFMASVRDQIRVDPAAILAGRVWVTTDSGDRPCGVVQVDPLDETVADLTLLFIDPDFMRRGLGRALYAKALDLAASLGAHHLVIDADPQAAAFYASMGALRTGAEPTGYQGRLLPKFRVALKRPPMPQPITR; encoded by the coding sequence TTGACGCACGGAGCCATCCTGCGCCCCGCCCGCTGCGACGAGTGCGCGGCGCTCGACGACATCTGTTTCCGCTCCAAGGCACATTGGGGTTATGACGCCGGCTTCATGGCAAGCGTGCGTGACCAGATCCGCGTCGACCCAGCCGCGATACTGGCTGGCCGTGTCTGGGTGACCACCGATAGCGGCGACCGGCCCTGTGGCGTGGTGCAGGTCGACCCGCTCGATGAGACCGTCGCCGACCTCACCCTTCTCTTCATCGATCCGGATTTTATGCGCAGAGGGCTGGGCCGCGCGCTCTACGCCAAGGCACTCGACCTTGCCGCATCGCTCGGCGCGCACCACCTTGTCATCGATGCCGATCCCCAGGCCGCCGCCTTCTATGCGTCGATGGGCGCCCTGCGCACCGGCGCGGAACCCACCGGGTATCAGGGCCGCCTGCTGCCGAAATTCCGCGTGGCACTCAAGCGTCCGCCGATGCCCCAGCCCATTACCCGTTGA
- a CDS encoding PAS domain-containing protein — translation MIVSKTDLKGRITYANDVFLRLAKFPRSQVIGAPHSLIRHPDMPRCVFKMLWDTIQTKKELFAYIVNMARDGDHYWVFAHVTPTFDANRNILGFHSNRRKPDKAQLEKIIPMYAELLAEENRHDSRKDGMLRGHDMLMNMLKGKGLDYDEFVFSL, via the coding sequence TTGATCGTCAGCAAGACCGACCTCAAAGGACGGATTACTTACGCCAACGATGTCTTCCTGCGCCTCGCGAAATTTCCGCGCTCGCAAGTCATCGGCGCACCGCACAGCCTCATCCGGCATCCCGACATGCCGCGCTGCGTCTTCAAGATGCTGTGGGACACCATCCAGACAAAAAAAGAGCTGTTCGCCTACATCGTCAACATGGCGCGGGATGGCGATCATTATTGGGTCTTTGCGCATGTGACGCCGACCTTCGACGCCAATCGCAATATCCTCGGCTTCCATTCCAACCGCCGAAAACCCGACAAGGCGCAACTGGAAAAAATCATTCCGATGTATGCCGAGCTGCTTGCCGAAGAAAACCGCCATGACAGCCGCAAGGACGGGATGCTGCGCGGCCATGACATGCTCATGAACATGTTGAAGGGGAAGGGGCTCGACTATGACGAATTTGTCTTCTCTCTCTAA
- a CDS encoding C45 family peptidase — MTALNPQPFPFVSVSGTPYERGVQYGKAVPDRVRRSIGLYAGTLDELGFTPPEKARLIGQFAKEIAVFGKHYLEEMRGIADGAGVPLDDIVLINARTEIVAQARREKNKPEAEDDAVDGCTGAIILPERSATGKLIHGMNWDWRAECAETAIVLRVSREDGPDFMTFVEAGGLARCGVNEAGIAITANYLESERDYKQSGVPLVLIRRKVLEQKHYAMALRAVAATPKACSNNMMVSTVEGWGIDFECAPDEVFPLYPQDGLIVHANHWVSPVALSKLKDVGLLGDSFYRDKRVLQRLGPGKISPEDLKAAFFDDFASPFAVCRPVLPNSAGDLSATVAMIIIDSTSGTIDVAPLPAHCRDFTRYSLKDAPVALARAAE, encoded by the coding sequence ATGACCGCCCTCAATCCCCAGCCCTTTCCCTTTGTCTCCGTCAGCGGCACGCCATACGAGCGCGGCGTGCAGTACGGAAAGGCGGTGCCGGACCGGGTGAGGCGTAGCATCGGCCTCTATGCCGGCACGCTTGACGAACTCGGTTTCACGCCGCCGGAGAAGGCGCGACTCATCGGGCAGTTCGCCAAGGAGATCGCGGTTTTCGGCAAGCATTATCTGGAGGAGATGCGGGGCATCGCCGATGGTGCGGGGGTGCCGCTCGACGACATCGTGCTCATCAACGCGCGGACCGAGATCGTGGCCCAGGCGCGACGCGAAAAGAACAAGCCGGAGGCGGAGGATGACGCCGTTGATGGCTGCACCGGCGCCATCATCCTGCCAGAGCGCAGTGCGACGGGTAAATTGATCCACGGCATGAATTGGGACTGGCGTGCCGAATGCGCCGAGACCGCCATCGTCCTGCGCGTCAGCCGCGAGGACGGGCCGGATTTCATGACCTTTGTCGAAGCCGGCGGCCTGGCGCGCTGCGGCGTCAACGAGGCCGGCATCGCCATCACCGCGAATTACCTGGAATCGGAACGTGACTATAAGCAATCAGGCGTCCCGCTGGTGCTCATCCGCCGCAAGGTGCTGGAGCAGAAGCATTACGCCATGGCTTTGCGCGCGGTCGCTGCCACACCCAAGGCCTGCTCCAACAACATGATGGTCAGCACGGTCGAAGGCTGGGGCATCGATTTCGAATGTGCGCCGGATGAAGTGTTTCCACTCTATCCACAAGACGGCCTCATCGTGCATGCCAATCACTGGGTCAGCCCGGTTGCGCTCTCGAAACTGAAGGATGTCGGCCTGCTGGGCGACAGCTTCTATCGCGACAAGCGTGTCCTGCAGCGTCTTGGACCGGGCAAGATCTCACCGGAGGATCTGAAGGCCGCCTTCTTCGACGATTTCGCAAGTCCCTTTGCCGTCTGCCGCCCCGTTCTGCCCAATTCCGCAGGCGATCTATCGGCCACTGTCGCCATGATCATCATCGACAGCACATCGGGCACAATCGATGTGGCGCCGCTGCCGGCGCATTGCCGCGATTTTACCCGCTACAGCCTTAAAGACGCGCCGGTCGCTTTGGCCCGCGCGGCGGAGTAG
- a CDS encoding FAD-binding oxidoreductase translates to MKMSDVIDDLRAALGNGAVLTGDDIGSKHRSDMSMTGRSLPKALIRPRDPAQVATALRICHAHRQAVVPQGGLTGLAGGANAGPGDIALSLDLLSGVEELDREAATLTVLAGTPLERAQMAAADAGFLLPLDLGSRGTAQVGGNLATNAGGNRVIRYGMARAQVLGLEVVLADGTILSSLNKMLKNNAGFDLKQLFIGSEGTLGIITRVVFRLKPLPRVTSTAFCALESFQAVLALLQKAERELGGPSAFEVMWPDFYRFVTEHKMTNARPFAEEHPFNVLIEHQGLDTENDPARFQGFLEAALEEGLLLDAMVAQNEKEAQAFWRVREGYALDTLPAIVNFDVSLAIGRIGAFVDECRSNLSKRWPGGRFFFYGHIGDSNLHITTCVDYRDGEDMHDVDEIVYRTVRDFAGSVSAEHGIGTLKRDYLGYSRTAEEIAVMRRIKTALDPQGILNPGKVI, encoded by the coding sequence ATGAAGATGAGCGATGTGATCGACGACTTGCGTGCCGCGCTGGGGAACGGCGCCGTCTTGACCGGCGACGATATCGGATCGAAGCACCGCTCAGACATGAGCATGACCGGGCGGTCGCTGCCCAAGGCGCTGATCCGCCCGCGCGACCCGGCGCAAGTCGCGACGGCGCTTAGGATCTGCCACGCACATCGCCAGGCTGTCGTGCCGCAAGGCGGCCTCACCGGGCTTGCCGGCGGCGCCAATGCCGGACCCGGCGACATCGCTTTGTCGCTCGATCTCCTAAGCGGTGTCGAGGAGCTGGACCGCGAGGCGGCAACACTGACCGTGCTGGCCGGCACACCGCTGGAACGCGCGCAGATGGCCGCGGCCGATGCCGGTTTCCTGCTGCCGCTGGATCTGGGCAGCCGCGGCACGGCGCAGGTCGGCGGCAATCTCGCGACCAATGCCGGCGGCAACCGGGTCATTCGCTATGGCATGGCGCGGGCGCAAGTGCTGGGTCTTGAAGTGGTGCTCGCCGACGGCACGATCCTCAGCAGTCTCAACAAGATGCTCAAGAACAATGCGGGTTTCGATCTCAAGCAGTTGTTCATCGGCAGTGAAGGCACGCTGGGCATCATCACGCGCGTTGTCTTCCGGCTGAAACCGCTGCCGCGCGTCACCAGCACGGCCTTCTGCGCCCTGGAAAGTTTCCAGGCGGTACTGGCCCTGCTGCAGAAGGCGGAACGGGAACTCGGCGGGCCATCGGCCTTCGAAGTGATGTGGCCCGATTTCTATCGCTTCGTCACCGAACACAAGATGACCAATGCCCGGCCCTTCGCGGAAGAGCATCCCTTCAATGTGCTGATAGAGCATCAAGGTCTCGACACGGAGAATGACCCAGCGCGCTTTCAAGGCTTCCTGGAGGCGGCGCTCGAAGAGGGCCTGCTGCTGGACGCGATGGTGGCGCAGAACGAAAAGGAGGCGCAGGCCTTCTGGCGGGTGCGCGAGGGCTATGCGTTGGACACGTTGCCGGCCATCGTCAATTTCGACGTGAGCCTCGCCATCGGTCGTATCGGCGCTTTCGTCGATGAATGTCGCAGTAACCTTAGCAAACGCTGGCCCGGGGGGCGGTTCTTCTTCTATGGCCATATCGGCGACAGCAATTTGCATATCACCACCTGCGTCGATTACCGCGACGGCGAAGACATGCATGACGTCGATGAGATCGTCTATCGGACGGTGCGGGACTTTGCCGGCTCCGTCTCGGCCGAGCATGGCATCGGCACGTTGAAGCGCGACTATCTCGGCTATTCGCGCACAGCCGAAGAGATCGCGGTCATGCGCCGGATCAAGACAGCGCTCGATCCCCAGGGCATTCTCAATCCCGGGAAGGTGATCTGA
- a CDS encoding methyl-accepting chemotaxis protein, giving the protein MTNLSSLSKVTGAVIGLVAAVVLGSVLHLIADAQFGKWITAGEAVLVLVLAVLALRWLRQAQTGIKDALRVSHSAFHGNLEARILAPRDGGDLGALQADIDNMLDIVDAFVRESAASMEYASQGKTFRKVLTRGLPGAFKNGAETINAGTASMDQRVRDLATVAQNFGTKMDGVVRVLSGAASALGSDAETLASAAEETSRQSTAVAAGSEEASVNVQTVASAAEELSSSISEIGRQVTQSMSITTQGVDEAQRTNNQIQMLADAAQRIGAVVQLINDIANQTNLLALNATIEAARAGEAGKGFAVVASEVKNLATQTAKATDEISSNIAEMQRATNESVAAVQHIGKTIGEMSDISTGIASAMEEQGAATQEIARNVQQASAGTAEVSANIVGITEAARDTGRAAERVKDMSGQINSQVEVLQTEVAAFLKSING; this is encoded by the coding sequence ATGACGAATTTGTCTTCTCTCTCTAAGGTAACCGGCGCCGTTATCGGCCTGGTTGCCGCCGTCGTACTCGGCTCGGTCCTGCATCTGATCGCGGATGCACAATTCGGCAAATGGATCACAGCCGGTGAGGCTGTTCTTGTCCTGGTGCTGGCCGTCCTCGCGTTGCGGTGGCTGCGCCAGGCGCAAACCGGCATCAAGGACGCTCTCCGTGTCAGCCACAGTGCCTTCCACGGCAATCTCGAAGCGCGCATCCTGGCGCCGCGCGACGGCGGTGACCTTGGCGCGTTGCAGGCCGACATCGACAATATGCTCGATATCGTCGATGCGTTCGTCCGCGAGTCAGCCGCCTCGATGGAGTATGCCAGCCAGGGCAAGACCTTTCGCAAGGTGCTGACCCGGGGCCTGCCCGGCGCATTCAAGAATGGTGCCGAAACCATCAATGCCGGCACGGCATCGATGGATCAGCGCGTCCGCGATCTGGCAACGGTGGCACAGAATTTCGGCACCAAAATGGACGGCGTGGTTCGGGTGCTGAGCGGTGCAGCCAGCGCTCTTGGATCCGATGCCGAAACCTTGGCGAGCGCCGCTGAAGAAACGAGCCGCCAGTCGACGGCCGTCGCCGCCGGCTCCGAAGAGGCGTCGGTCAATGTGCAGACCGTCGCCAGTGCGGCCGAGGAACTCTCGTCCTCGATTTCCGAGATCGGCCGGCAGGTGACGCAATCCATGTCCATCACCACCCAGGGCGTCGATGAAGCGCAAAGGACGAACAATCAGATTCAGATGCTGGCCGATGCGGCACAGCGGATCGGCGCCGTGGTGCAACTGATCAACGATATCGCCAACCAGACCAATCTGCTGGCCTTGAACGCCACCATCGAGGCGGCCCGCGCCGGCGAAGCCGGCAAGGGTTTTGCCGTGGTCGCTTCCGAGGTCAAGAACCTGGCGACCCAGACCGCCAAGGCCACCGACGAAATCAGTTCCAATATTGCCGAGATGCAGCGTGCGACCAATGAATCGGTCGCGGCTGTGCAGCATATCGGCAAGACCATCGGTGAGATGAGCGACATATCGACCGGGATCGCCTCGGCGATGGAGGAGCAGGGCGCAGCGACGCAGGAAATCGCGCGCAATGTTCAGCAGGCGTCGGCCGGCACGGCAGAGGTTTCAGCAAACATCGTCGGTATCACCGAAGCCGCGCGTGATACGGGGCGGGCCGCCGAGCGCGTCAAGGACATGTCCGGTCAGATCAACAGCCAGGTCGAGGTCTTACAGACCGAAGTGGCTGCCTTTCTGAAATCCATCAACGGGTAA
- a CDS encoding gamma-glutamylcyclotransferase — translation MKKMALTPDLVARCERFVPEPGPREDIVYFTPEEFAAEAARLVAEAGDGPFWIFAYGSLIWNPGFEVAEYRRGTAHGWHRRFSMEMTRWRGTPEQPGLMLALEHGGSCEGLLLKLPEAEKVPELAKALARETDGAADFAYLRWLNVRTADGPCRALTFWAHPKGFHLPEHPSVDATAQMLARACGHVGSCAAYLYNTVSKLAEHGIYDKNLWRLQELVAREIVGGAVDRD, via the coding sequence ATGAAGAAGATGGCGCTGACGCCCGATCTGGTCGCGCGCTGCGAGCGTTTCGTGCCGGAACCCGGCCCCCGCGAGGACATCGTCTATTTCACGCCCGAGGAGTTCGCGGCTGAGGCAGCGCGGTTGGTGGCAGAGGCCGGTGACGGCCCGTTCTGGATTTTCGCCTATGGCTCGCTCATCTGGAATCCGGGCTTTGAGGTGGCGGAGTATCGCCGCGGTACCGCCCATGGCTGGCACCGGCGCTTCTCGATGGAAATGACGCGCTGGCGCGGCACGCCGGAACAGCCGGGGCTGATGCTGGCCCTCGAGCATGGCGGTTCCTGCGAAGGCCTGTTGTTGAAGCTGCCGGAGGCCGAGAAGGTACCGGAACTCGCCAAGGCTCTGGCGCGCGAAACCGACGGCGCCGCCGACTTCGCTTACTTGCGCTGGCTCAACGTCCGCACGGCCGATGGCCCCTGCCGCGCGCTCACCTTCTGGGCGCATCCCAAGGGTTTTCATCTGCCCGAACATCCCAGCGTCGACGCGACCGCCCAGATGCTGGCCCGCGCCTGTGGCCATGTCGGCTCCTGCGCCGCCTATCTCTACAACACCGTCTCGAAGCTCGCCGAACACGGCATCTACGACAAGAATTTGTGGCGCCTGCAGGAACTGGTGGCACGCGAGATTGTGGGGGGCGCGGTAGATCGAGACTGA
- a CDS encoding DUF2061 domain-containing protein, whose translation MKRDLVKTATFAALHFSIGFGVAYLISGSLPVALGVALIEPAVNTVAFFFHERAWQHSEKADAAKNMAAPRIEDHHSFRNLRSLALAG comes from the coding sequence ATGAAGCGGGATCTGGTCAAGACGGCAACCTTCGCGGCGCTCCATTTCAGCATCGGCTTCGGTGTCGCCTATCTCATTTCCGGTTCCCTGCCGGTGGCGCTTGGCGTCGCCCTTATCGAACCGGCCGTCAACACCGTCGCGTTCTTCTTTCACGAGCGCGCCTGGCAACACAGCGAGAAGGCAGATGCTGCCAAAAACATGGCTGCGCCGCGCATCGAGGACCACCATTCCTTTCGCAACCTGCGTTCACTGGCGCTTGCCGGCTGA
- a CDS encoding winged helix-turn-helix domain-containing protein: MPKAATGNVHPSGPRLRVVIEPDVAIGPGKADLLEAIRDTGSISAAGRKLGMSYRRAWLLVDELNQHLAAPVVAAQTGGAKGGGAALTATGQEVLDRYRSMEMACREAIAGDVQALRNLIRRNQRQK, translated from the coding sequence ATGCCGAAAGCGGCAACCGGCAATGTCCATCCGTCAGGCCCGCGCCTGCGCGTCGTCATCGAGCCCGATGTCGCGATCGGTCCCGGCAAGGCCGATCTCCTGGAAGCCATTCGCGATACCGGTTCCATCTCCGCCGCCGGCCGCAAGCTCGGCATGAGCTATCGGCGTGCCTGGCTGCTCGTTGACGAACTCAACCAGCATCTCGCCGCCCCGGTGGTCGCGGCCCAGACAGGTGGCGCCAAGGGCGGCGGTGCGGCACTGACGGCCACGGGGCAGGAAGTACTCGATCGGTATCGCAGCATGGAAATGGCCTGCCGCGAAGCGATTGCCGGCGACGTCCAGGCCCTGCGCAACCTCATCCGGCGCAATCAGCGGCAGAAGTGA
- a CDS encoding BKACE family enzyme, whose product MANAEIAKKPKGRKVIITCAVTGSVHTPTMTPYLPITPDEIATESIAAAEAGASVIHLHARDPKDGRPTPNPDVFMQFLPRIKQNTDAVINITTGGSLGMSMDDRLAAPLRAKPELCSLNMGSMNFGIFHAGDKITDWKYDWEKPYVEKTRDNIVSNTFTQIERVIRELGHGCGTRFECECYDIGHLYTLAHFLDRKLLEPPLFVQTIFGVLGGIGPHPEDLAHMRRTADRLFGADYQWSILAAGRHQMSLATMGATMGANVRVGLEDSIYLGPGQLAKSNAEQVTKIRAILENLSLEIATPAEARAMLKLKGGDQVAF is encoded by the coding sequence ATGGCAAACGCTGAAATCGCGAAGAAACCGAAGGGCCGCAAGGTCATCATCACTTGCGCCGTCACCGGCTCGGTCCATACGCCCACCATGACGCCCTACCTGCCGATCACGCCCGACGAAATCGCCACGGAATCAATTGCCGCTGCCGAAGCCGGCGCGTCGGTCATCCATCTCCATGCGCGCGACCCAAAGGACGGCCGGCCGACGCCCAACCCGGACGTCTTCATGCAGTTCCTGCCGCGTATCAAGCAAAACACGGACGCCGTCATCAACATCACCACCGGCGGCTCGCTCGGCATGTCGATGGACGACCGGCTGGCGGCGCCGTTGCGCGCCAAGCCAGAGCTTTGCTCGCTCAATATGGGGTCGATGAATTTCGGCATCTTTCATGCCGGCGACAAGATCACCGATTGGAAATACGACTGGGAAAAGCCCTATGTCGAAAAGACACGGGACAACATCGTCAGCAACACCTTTACCCAGATCGAACGAGTGATCCGCGAGCTTGGCCATGGCTGCGGCACGCGGTTCGAATGCGAATGCTACGACATCGGCCATCTATATACGCTGGCGCATTTCCTCGACCGCAAGCTGCTGGAGCCGCCGCTCTTCGTGCAGACCATCTTCGGCGTGCTGGGTGGCATCGGCCCGCACCCGGAAGACCTCGCGCATATGCGCCGCACCGCCGACCGCCTGTTCGGCGCGGATTACCAATGGTCGATCCTCGCCGCGGGCCGGCATCAGATGAGCCTTGCGACGATGGGCGCCACCATGGGCGCCAATGTGCGCGTGGGGCTGGAGGACAGCATCTATCTGGGGCCGGGCCAGCTCGCCAAAAGCAACGCCGAGCAGGTGACCAAGATCCGCGCGATCCTTGAAAACCTCTCGCTCGAAATCGCCACCCCGGCCGAGGCGCGGGCCATGCTGAAGCTCAAAGGCGGCGACCAGGTGGCGTTCTAG